The Candidatus Tanganyikabacteria bacterium DNA window TCTGCGCAGAGCCGGGGCGCCCGCTCGACGGGACCAACTTGCTGCACAGGTTCCACAAGCTTTGCCAGGACGCAGGCGTGACGCGCATCCGCATCCATGACTGTCGCCATACTTTTGCCAGCTTGGCCCTCGGAGCCGGTGTGCCCGTCACGGAGGTCTCGGCCATCCTCGGCCACGCCACACCGGCGATCACGATGGCGATCTACGCGCACTTCATCCCGGGGAACAACAGCCGCCCGACGGACGCGGTCGCCAGCGCGATCTACCGGTCAAACTAAGACCGCGCAGGGAGATTGATCGGCGCCTTCGTCGGTGGTACGTTCGTCTTGCCATGCCTGGTGCTGTGGCGCACTGGAGGTCGCGATGTCAGGTAGCACTGCCAAGCAGAAGGTTCTCGACGCGATCAAGAAGCTGCCCGCCGACGCCACGCTGGAAGACGCAATCGAGCGACTTGTCTTCCTCGCCAGGATCGAGCGGGGGCTGGCTGAGCTGGTCGCCGGAAAGGGCGTAGATCACGCCGAGGCCAGACGCCGTCTCGTCCGGTGACCCGGCTCGTCTGGGCGCCCCGGGCCATCGAGGACGTAGAGGCGATACGCGCTTACCTGGAGCGCGACTCGGCTCACTACGCCGATCTCATGGGGCCGGCTGGAAGCCGGCGGTCCCAGGTGCCCCGAGAAAGATCTCCGGCCAATGCCAAGGCACGGCCTGAAGACCTCGCCCTGCCTGAGCCCTGCGAGCTACGCCGGGCGGCCGTTTGAGGCCGCATGTCACTCGCATGTGATCACCAATGTGATCGGAGGACCGATCCGCCGTCCCGTTCCCGAATCCAGCCGATCGCCGAATACGGCCTGGTCAGTCGTTTTGAACCCAAGAGCCCCCGACAGGAATCGAACCCGCAACCGGCGGTTTACAAAACCGCTGCTCTACCGTTGAGCTACGGGGGCGCTAGGTCCAGTCTACAACGCTTCAATCCGGTATCGCAGCACGAACGATCCGGCCGGGTCGGTATCCTCGAAGGTCGGGAAGTCGACTTCCGGGTCTTCGGGGTTGGGAGCGATGCCATGCCAGGACCGGTCGGCGAAATCGCCCAGGGAGTCGGCGCCATGAACTGCCTTCGTCGCACCGATGCCGTCGTCGCGCCCGCCTCCGGCAATCAACTCTCCGATGCCGCCGGTCAGCTTGTCCCGGAATGCGTCGTCACAGGGGTGGTTTGGATCGACCAGGCGGCCGAACAGGGCGTTGACCCCGTCTGCCTCCCAGCCATCGGCGTACACCCGGAAGCTCTCGCTCGCCGGTAGCACCACCTCGAACGCCTTGGCGATCGGGTACTTCGCCGGCGCCGGCGTGTCCCCGAGGCCTTGCCGGAGGACGTCCGCCACGGGCAGGAATTCGTTGAGGAAGACCCACTGCCCGCCGACGTCCGCAAACACCCGGTACTCGCCATTGCCCAGATCATGGGTCTTGAGGATCTCGACCTCGTCGAGGATCACGCGCCGCCGGATCACGGGCGCGGCCACCGCTCCCTGCCACCAGACGCGGACGGTCCGGGCGAGGACGGCGGAGTCGGCCGCCGCCCGGCTCCGCCACGGCACGCGCACGCGCACCCGATCGCCCGCGGGAAGGATCTCGAGGTCGCCCGGGAAGGTGTCGCCCGGCCGTACCTCGACGCTCCAGGCCAGGACCGATTCATGGTGCGGCTCCCATGACTTCGCTCGAGCATGGCGGCCGGCCCCACCCGCGGCATCGGTGGCGCAGGCCTCCGTGCCTGCGTCCGAGAGGCGCCAGGCCATTTGAGCACTGCTATCAAGCGCCGGCCGGGCCTGGCGTACCGGTAGCTCGAACTCGTAGTCGCGCGCGCCCATCCGCGGCCTCGCGACGAAGGCCGGCGCGTCGGCAAAATGGTTCCAAAGGGCCCCGCCGTCGCCGCTCGCGAAGACGTCGGCCCGCGTGGCCACCTGCCCGCCAGGGCCGCCGAGGTCGGGCAGGCGCCGCAAGACGGCCACGAAGTGGGCGGGGTGGATCTCCGTCTTGTACGGCGGGTGGCCGCGATCCCAGATCCAGCGGCCCGCGATGTGCACCCGATCGCCTTCGGTCGGCCAGTTCCAGAGGATTTCGCCGCGCCGATGGCCGGCCGGATAGTAGCCGAAGCCGTCGCCGCGGCGATTCGGGACGGCCGCCGCGTTCCCGTCGTTGTCGGCCCCCAGGCCGGATTCCCACTCGATGCCGATCGTGCGCTGGACGCTCTCGCGGCCATCCGCGTGCACCTGGATGCCCAGGAGGTTCGTGAAGCGCCCGTCCGGCGTGGGATCGGGCAGCACCGGGAAGCACATGTCGTGCGTGTGATGGGAGGTCGGCATGTCGTTGACGGCCGTGTGGGGGCCGGAGCCCGGAGCCGCGGACTTGGCGATCACCGTCCCCTCGAGGATGGCGAACGTCTCGTCCTCGACGGGGACCCATTGCGGGTAGGCCGGCCGGACGTCGGGTTCGGCGACCGGGATGCCGAGGAGGCGAATCGGCAGGCGGCACGGACTGAAGCCGGCGTCCGCTTCCGGGCTGCGGTGCTGGCGAGCCGGCCGCCAGTCGGCATCAGGCCGGGGCAGGGTGGTGGCGAGCAGGGCGAAGGTGACGACGAGGAGGGGGTGCATGTCTTGCGGTCATGTACCCGCCGGCAAGCGCAGTTCCGCCACCGTCCCCTTGCCGGCGCCGGAGCGGATGAAGGCGCGGCCGCCGTGGCTCTCCGCCACCGCCTGGACGATGGCCAGGCCCAGGCCCGTCCCCCCCGCCTCCCGCGTGCGCGCCGAGTCCGGCCGGTAGAAGGGTTCGAAGACGTTCGGCAGGTCGTGCTCGGGTATGCCCGGGCCGTCGTCCGAGACGCGGAAGAACGCGTCGGAGCCGTCCACGCCCGTGGCCATCTCCACGTGCCCCCCGGAGGGCGTGTACTTGAGGGCGTTGTCGAGCAAGTTGCCCATCGCCCTGGCCAGCAACCGGGCGTCGCCCTTGACGCGGGCCGCCTCCGGCAGCGACGTGAGCTTCAAGGAGCGCTGCTCGACCACGATTTGCCGATCCTCCGCGATGCCCCGCGCCAGTTCGGCCAGATCCAGCGGATCGTTCTGCCTGGCTTGCGGGCTCTTCCCGCGCGCGTAGGCCAGAAGCTCGCCGATCAGCTGATCCATAGTCGCGACGTCCTGGTTGAGTTGCTCGACATAGCCCGCGGCCGCGTGGCCTCCGCCGAGGTGCGCCTTGATCAGCGGGAGCGCGATGGCCATGCGCGAGAGCGGCCCGCGCAGCTCGTGGGAGATGTCCGTGAGCAGGCGATCGCGCTGGTGGAGCATCTGCAGGATGCGCACCCGCAGGCTCTCGAAGGCGCGAAGGAGGTTGCCGAACTCGTCGCGCCGGTCGATCTGCACGGGCTCGTCCAGCCTTCCTTCGCCTAGACGATTGGCGACGTGCGTCATGCGGCGGATCGGCAGCACCACCCAGAGGATCAGCGGCGGGATGGTGACCAGGCCGATGATGCCCATGGTGACGCCGGCCGCGACCCAGGGCCGATGCGGTTGCGGGAATCCGCGCGCCCGGAACTCGACCCGCAGGGCGCCGACCGGCCGGCCGTCCCGATCGATCCGCGCCCAGTAGCGCCAGGGACGAGCGCCTCGCCGTCCGTCCCTCTCGGACAGGACGCTGTCGCTCCGGAGCTGCGGCCGCGCCTTTACCGCCTGGTGCCAGGGCACCCACTGGATCCGCGCCCCGAGCGCCCGGCCAATCTTGCGGAGCTTCTCGGGCGCCGGTGCCGGCCCGTACAGGGTGGACGCGACCTCGTCGGCGATGACCGAACTCTGCCCGGTGCCAATCTCGCGCAACGCCTCGATGCGCCCTTGGTCGACCAGGAGGCGCACGACGTGGAAAGAGAGCATCCCCAGACCGATCAGCGCCAGCGCCGCGAACAGGTAGATCTTGACGACCACGGAACCCCGGGCCAGGCCCGGGAGTGACCAGATCGGCGATCGGGTGAGGGATTTCACCACTCGAACCGGTAGCCGACCCCCCGGACGGTCAGCAGGTGCCGCGGGCGCCGGGGTTCGGGCTCTATCTTCGACCGCAGGCGGCTGACGTGGATGTCGATGGCGCGGTCGAAGGCGTCGATGGCGCCGGCGTCATCCAGCAGGTCAAGGAGCTGATCGCGGGTGAAGGCTCGGCCCGGCGAGCCGGTGAGCGCCTGCATGATGCGGTACTCCGACGGCGTGAGCGGCACTTCCCGGTCGCCGAGACGGAAGGCCCGGGTGTCCGGATCGAGCCCCTGCCCCTTCCGCGGCTGATCCGGGCGGGCGGCGCGCCGGAGCACCGCCTCGACCCGCGCGATCAGTTCGACGGGGTTGAAGGGCTTCGGGAGGTAGTCGTCGGCCCCCAGGTTGAGGCCGCGGATCCGGTCGAGATCGTCACCCCGGGCCGTCAGCATGATCACCGGCGTCTGGACCCCGGACGCTCGCAACTCCCTGCAGACCTCGAAGCCGTCCCGCTCCGGCAGCATCACGTCGAGCAACAGGAGATCCGGCGCGTCGGCCAGCCTGGAGACGCCGGCCGACGGCCTGTCGGCCCAGATCAGCTCGAAGCCGTGCAACCGCACGAAATCCCCGAGCAGCCGCGCCAGATCCCGATCGTCGTCGATCAGCAGCAGCTTCCTGGTCACAAGCTCCAGTCTAGCGCTTGTGGCCATGGGAGCGGCGCTTCTTGCCGAAGCGCTCCATCCGGGCGACGATGCGCTCGCGCTGCGACTTGTCCAGCAGGGAGGCCACGCGCACCAGTTCGTCGGTGGGCACGTGGCGGGCCACCGCGTCGCGCAGGGCCTGCCCGAAGGCAGCCTTGTCGCCCGACTCGACGAACGCGACGGTCGCCTGCTTGAGCGCCGGCCGTTCGGCCTTGCGGGCCGCATCCAGCTTGGCCTTGAGCGCGTCGAACGCCGCACCCTGCTCGGCGTTGAGCTGCAACTTGGCCTTGTAAGCATCCATGCCCTTCCGGGCGCGCCGGTGCATCTCCTTGCGCTCCTGCTTGATCTCGTCGGTCTCGCGAGCGCCCTGGATGATGGCCACCAGTTCCTTGCGTTGCTCGGCCGTGAGCTCGGCGCGCATCTCGGCTGCCAGGTCGGCATGCGAGGCGGCGCGGCCGGCGAACTCGGTCGTCCGGGCATTGATGAATGAGCGCAGCGCGGCCTCATCAACCTTGTCGGCCAGCAGCAGCGTCTTGAGCTGGTCATGGAAACTCGCGAAGTCGCCGGCCTTGACGGCGGCCGCGTGAGACTTGGCAATGGCGCGGAACCGCTCCTGCTGCGCTTCGGTCAGTGCGAGCCGCTTTGCGGCCTTCCGGAACATCGACCGCGGAATGCCGAAGTCGTGCACTCCGGGCATGCCTCGCCAGTTGCCGCCGCTCTTCTCGGCCTTGTGCGACTGGGATTGCACGGCGGCGGATCCCTCGTCAGGGCCGCGCAGCAGGCCGGCGGTCGTCACCGATCCGCAGCCGGCCAGCAGGGTCGCGGCGAGCGCCATCCCGGCGATGGTCTTGGTAAATCTGGGCATCTTGTTGGTCCTCCTCTTGGATGCGAGGTGGACTGTAGCCCCGGGATTTTTCAGATGTTTTTCCGCTCGCCCGGAAGATCGCGCGCCACACCGCCCTGGTCGGGACCCAGCGGGATGGCGCAGTCGTTGCAGACCCAGAAGTGCACCAGGCGCATCCCGTTGGCGCTCACCGCTTCGTAGAAGTTACCCAGTCGACTCGCGCCCTCGGGCTGATGGCACATGGCGCAGACGTTCGGTTGCTGCTCGGTCGTCACTCCTCGATTCTACCCGACGGCGATCTGGTAGCCGCCGTTGCGGTTGCCGCGAATGAATGCGGCGAGCGCCCCGGGGGAAACCGTCGAAACGCGCTGATCGGCGGGGTCGTTGACCAGGAAGTTGCCGTTGGCGTCCATCCCGACCACCGCGACGTAGTGGCCGCCCGTCCCGACCTTTGCGGGATTGGCGTGCGGCGCCATGGCGAAGTAGTCGCCGTTGGCGACCACCTGCTTGCCGGCCCGCAATTGCGCGGCGATCCAGTCCGTGTCCGCCCCCGCCTTGGTCTGCGAGCCCAGCCCGAGGGATTGCGCCATGACCGCGATGCCGTTGACACCGGTGCCGTCCGCCGTGGTGCCCCCGGCACGGCCCAGATGATTGATGAGCTGGGCGTCGGTCATGCCGCCGCCCAGACCGAAAGCGCGGGCGATCATCGCCATCGACGCCGGCCCGCAGTTGGCCGCGCCGTTGACGTACGCGCCATCCTTCCCGGCCGGGGAGTACTGATTGATGTAAGGCGCCCGGCCGGCAGCCGCCGCGCCATCGCGGACGGGAGCCGCGGCGGCGGTCGCCGCCGGGGCGGGATCGTTCAGGCCGAGGGCGCTCGGCTGTCCGCCAGCCGCGACCTGGTTGGCGTCGCCCGGCAATCTGAGCTGCTGGCCGGGGTGGATCAGGTTCGGGTTGGCGATCTGATCCTTGTTGAGTTCGTAGATCTCCCGCCAGCGACTCCCGTCGCCAAGGGCATTTTGCGCAATCCGCCACAGCGAATCGCCAGGCCGCACCGTGACCGCCATCCCCTGATCCCCCTTTTTTGCCTCGTAAGGATATCGGGGACCGGGGCGAGAACCTTGCCTACCTGGGCGGGCGAATGGCGATCACCAGGCGCAGGCGCAGCCATCTGCGCAAGGCCCTGACCTTGTCAGGCCGTATTCGGAGCTTCAGGGATCGGATCGTCATCTTTGGTGTTCCGTCCCTTTGACTCCCCAGGTTCGGCGGATTGTTCCTGCCCGGCGTCCGGCTTTCGCCTGGGCGTGTTGTAACGGCTCATCGCCAGGTCGAAGTCGTTGCGCCGCGCCCAGAGTTCGATGGCGTCGGCCGCGCTCCCTACCGCCTTGTCGAAATCGGCGCGTTCGGCCGCGTCGAAGCGCGACAGGACCCAGTCGGCCTGGTCCCACTGCGGCGGCCGCTGCCCGACTCCCAGGCGCACGCGGCAGATCTCGTCGGTCCCGAGATGCTCGATGATCGACTGGAGGCCCTTCTGCCCGCCCGAGGATCCGCGCTTGCGCAGGCGCACCGAGCCGACCGGCAGGTCGGTATCGTCCGAGACCACCACGATTTCCTCGATCGGAACCTTATAGAAATTGGCCAGGCTCTGGACCGCGCGCCCCGAGAGGTTCATGAACGTCAGCGGTTGCATGAGGAGCACCTTCTCCGGCCCCACCCGCGCCTCGGCGATCACCGCGTTGAACCGGCCGTCGCCGGCGCCCTCGGCGTGCCACCGCCGCGCGAGCTCCCGGACGACCGCGAAACCCGCATTGTGCCGCGTCTCGGCATACTTCGGCCCGGGATTGCCCAGGCCCACGACCAGCTTCAAGGTAGTTCGGCCGTGGCTCGGGCCCACTCGGCGAAGCGCGGCTTGGCCGCCTGGCCGATCAGATCCCGCAGCGGCACGCGCCGCGCGAAGAAGCGGAAGACCTTGCCGTAATCCCGGTAGCTGCCCCGCCTGCTCGATCGCAAGACCGAATCCAGCAGCTCGGGCTCGGGATCCCAGGCATCCTCGGCCCACTGGCCGGCCGCATACACCGCGAAGCCCTCGAAGAACCAGATGGGCCCCATGTCGTCCTCGTGGCCATCCAGGATCCGCACGTGCAGGCGATGCGCGATTTCGTGGGCCAGCAACTTCTCGTAGCCCGCCGGATCGCGGGCGCCTTCCGGGAAGTTGGCGGCGTACAGCGCCGGCGAGACGGCGATCAACACGCCTCGCTCGAGGCCAGCCGAGAACGTCTTCGGTAGCAAGGTCGCCGGCTCGGAGCCGGTCAGGGCGATGGCGTCCCGGTCGAAATCGGCCTTGCGGTCGAAGATGCGCG harbors:
- a CDS encoding C39 family peptidase, whose amino-acid sequence is MAVTVRPGDSLWRIAQNALGDGSRWREIYELNKDQIANPNLIHPGQQLRLPGDANQVAAGGQPSALGLNDPAPAATAAAAPVRDGAAAAGRAPYINQYSPAGKDGAYVNGAANCGPASMAMIARAFGLGGGMTDAQLINHLGRAGGTTADGTGVNGIAVMAQSLGLGSQTKAGADTDWIAAQLRAGKQVVANGDYFAMAPHANPAKVGTGGHYVAVVGMDANGNFLVNDPADQRVSTVSPGALAAFIRGNRNGGYQIAVG
- a CDS encoding HAMP domain-containing histidine kinase → MKSLTRSPIWSLPGLARGSVVVKIYLFAALALIGLGMLSFHVVRLLVDQGRIEALREIGTGQSSVIADEVASTLYGPAPAPEKLRKIGRALGARIQWVPWHQAVKARPQLRSDSVLSERDGRRGARPWRYWARIDRDGRPVGALRVEFRARGFPQPHRPWVAAGVTMGIIGLVTIPPLILWVVLPIRRMTHVANRLGEGRLDEPVQIDRRDEFGNLLRAFESLRVRILQMLHQRDRLLTDISHELRGPLSRMAIALPLIKAHLGGGHAAAGYVEQLNQDVATMDQLIGELLAYARGKSPQARQNDPLDLAELARGIAEDRQIVVEQRSLKLTSLPEAARVKGDARLLARAMGNLLDNALKYTPSGGHVEMATGVDGSDAFFRVSDDGPGIPEHDLPNVFEPFYRPDSARTREAGGTGLGLAIVQAVAESHGGRAFIRSGAGKGTVAELRLPAGT
- a CDS encoding Spy/CpxP family protein refolding chaperone; amino-acid sequence: MPRFTKTIAGMALAATLLAGCGSVTTAGLLRGPDEGSAAVQSQSHKAEKSGGNWRGMPGVHDFGIPRSMFRKAAKRLALTEAQQERFRAIAKSHAAAVKAGDFASFHDQLKTLLLADKVDEAALRSFINARTTEFAGRAASHADLAAEMRAELTAEQRKELVAIIQGARETDEIKQERKEMHRRARKGMDAYKAKLQLNAEQGAAFDALKAKLDAARKAERPALKQATVAFVESGDKAAFGQALRDAVARHVPTDELVRVASLLDKSQRERIVARMERFGKKRRSHGHKR
- a CDS encoding aminoacyl-tRNA hydrolase translates to MKLVVGLGNPGPKYAETRHNAGFAVVRELARRWHAEGAGDGRFNAVIAEARVGPEKVLLMQPLTFMNLSGRAVQSLANFYKVPIEEIVVVSDDTDLPVGSVRLRKRGSSGGQKGLQSIIEHLGTDEICRVRLGVGQRPPQWDQADWVLSRFDAAERADFDKAVGSAADAIELWARRNDFDLAMSRYNTPRRKPDAGQEQSAEPGESKGRNTKDDDPIPEAPNTA
- a CDS encoding response regulator transcription factor codes for the protein MATSARLELVTRKLLLIDDDRDLARLLGDFVRLHGFELIWADRPSAGVSRLADAPDLLLLDVMLPERDGFEVCRELRASGVQTPVIMLTARGDDLDRIRGLNLGADDYLPKPFNPVELIARVEAVLRRAARPDQPRKGQGLDPDTRAFRLGDREVPLTPSEYRIMQALTGSPGRAFTRDQLLDLLDDAGAIDAFDRAIDIHVSRLRSKIEPEPRRPRHLLTVRGVGYRFEW